A single region of the Gemmatimonadaceae bacterium genome encodes:
- a CDS encoding CpsB/CapC family capsule biosynthesis tyrosine phosphatase — MLDFHNHLMPAVDDGAADIDEARSGLSVLVSHGVETLITTPHLRASLIDRPRDFEAYLDVLDNAWHALKTLASAEFPQMRVERGAEIMLDVPRPDFADPRLRLAGTSFVLLEFPFMSIPPHSTLAIREVARKGWIPVIAHPERYRNIPTNYDLVEDWRDSGARIQVNAGSFIGYYGAAAKSIAWSLLQRGCVDYLSSDYHSRGKCAVRPCADAFERRGGASQLRALTATNPERLLCDQLPLPVPPLLEQRAAFWRRLLPRSLR; from the coding sequence ATGCTGGATTTCCATAACCATCTCATGCCGGCCGTCGATGATGGCGCTGCCGACATCGATGAAGCGCGGTCGGGGCTTTCGGTTCTGGTATCGCATGGAGTCGAAACGCTCATCACCACCCCGCACCTTCGCGCGTCGCTGATCGATCGGCCCCGTGACTTCGAGGCCTACCTCGACGTTCTCGATAACGCCTGGCACGCGCTGAAAACGCTGGCGTCGGCCGAGTTCCCCCAGATGCGGGTGGAGCGTGGCGCTGAGATCATGCTGGATGTCCCGCGGCCCGATTTTGCCGATCCGCGGCTGCGTCTCGCCGGGACCTCGTTTGTGCTTCTCGAGTTTCCGTTCATGTCGATACCGCCGCACAGCACGCTCGCCATTCGTGAAGTTGCGCGAAAGGGATGGATTCCTGTAATCGCGCATCCCGAGCGCTACAGGAACATTCCGACCAATTATGATCTGGTTGAGGATTGGCGCGACTCGGGCGCGCGGATCCAGGTGAATGCCGGCTCGTTCATCGGATATTATGGAGCTGCCGCTAAGTCGATTGCGTGGAGTCTCCTCCAGCGCGGGTGCGTGGATTACCTCTCGAGCGACTATCACTCGCGCGGCAAGTGCGCAGTCCGCCCTTGCGCCGACGCGTTCGAGCGACGGGGAGGAGCATCCCAGTTGCGCGCTCTGACAGCGACCAACCCCGAGCGCCTGCTCTGTGACCAGCTGCCCCTGCCGGTACCACCCCTCCTCGAGCAGCGTGCGGCATTCTGGCGGCGACTCCTTCCCAGGTCATTACGCTGA
- a CDS encoding alpha-1,2-fucosyltransferase yields the protein MVKVVYDGNLGNWLFQYCFGRILAERLVYRLEAPPIPGMSGTRDTVRGADYSDREPLVLRGQKPDLSFLEAPDRPQFLLLTGYFQRYEYYLPHRNRIREWLSVEDNIPSDVTSDDVVVSIRRGRDYIPRYGLPLSYYEDALSSISHDRVFVCTNEPDDPFVKKFSRRHSAVVRAGSFQRGEIGPAYLSGALDNLMFIRKFNKIVMSNSSFAWWAAFLSDAAEVIGPRPASGMWSATDPISRNMNLEVPEQRYRFLDCEAYRSVFLRERIQNRLAHSAVEAKRRVARLFPFLRRRSSQAKPAFVFHDDRTEA from the coding sequence GTGGTAAAAGTCGTTTATGACGGGAATCTCGGAAACTGGCTTTTCCAGTATTGTTTCGGTCGTATCCTGGCGGAAAGGTTGGTCTATCGTCTCGAGGCACCGCCGATTCCGGGTATGTCCGGCACCCGCGACACGGTCAGGGGAGCGGACTATTCGGATCGCGAGCCACTAGTCCTTCGGGGGCAGAAGCCCGACCTCTCCTTTCTCGAAGCGCCGGACAGACCGCAGTTCCTGCTGCTTACCGGATATTTTCAACGATACGAATACTACCTTCCGCACCGCAACCGGATCAGAGAATGGCTGTCTGTCGAGGACAACATTCCCTCCGACGTAACGAGCGACGACGTAGTAGTGAGCATAAGACGCGGTCGCGACTATATACCTCGTTACGGGCTTCCCCTTTCCTACTACGAAGATGCACTGTCGTCGATCTCACATGACAGAGTATTCGTCTGCACAAACGAGCCGGACGATCCGTTCGTAAAGAAATTCAGCCGCCGGCACTCTGCCGTCGTCCGCGCCGGAAGCTTCCAACGAGGGGAAATTGGTCCAGCCTATCTATCGGGTGCTCTGGACAATCTTATGTTCATCCGGAAGTTCAACAAGATCGTCATGTCGAACAGCTCGTTCGCGTGGTGGGCAGCTTTCCTTTCCGACGCTGCTGAGGTCATAGGTCCTCGTCCGGCGAGCGGCATGTGGTCGGCGACGGATCCAATCAGCCGCAACATGAATCTCGAGGTGCCCGAGCAGCGATACCGGTTTCTCGACTGTGAGGCTTACAGGAGTGTCTTTCTGCGCGAACGAATTCAAAACAGGCTGGCACACTCAGCCGTCGAGGCGAAGCGCCGGGTTGCGCGCCTTTTTCCATTCCTGCGGCGGCGATCGTCCCAGGCGAAACCGGCTTTCGTATTCCACGACGACCGTACCGAGGCATAG
- a CDS encoding glycosyltransferase has product MMLPSLSELGWHAVVMAVDPRYVEAPLEDDLLLTIPEGTEIVRCRAVPQELTRRFGFGSLGIRAGASLRKNGDALIEASHFDLVFFSTTEFGVIPLGSRWKRRYGVPFVVDLQDPWVNNHYRITGTPPPGGMVKHRATQMIAAAAEGRTLRAAAHVISVSPKYRDDLCERYPFLSPAGFSIIPFGGSLRDFDLMQRITRSQRIFDPSDGRRHWLYAGTAPPGIRSTIIPFFLALKRALDAGIIEEDSLRIHFVGTDYAPAGAAVRRIIPTAQEFGFGDIVSEHPQRIPYLETLKCLTEAHALLLFGWDDPGYTASKLYPYILAKKPLLTVLHAESSGNEVMHAAKAGVSVCFDVASHAAETADGIFELWFRDRAFDALPSTDWAGFAPYTAEAMSRKVARVFDSVCP; this is encoded by the coding sequence ATGATGCTTCCAAGCCTTTCCGAGCTCGGTTGGCACGCAGTGGTGATGGCCGTCGATCCTCGCTACGTCGAGGCGCCGCTCGAAGACGATCTCCTCTTGACGATCCCTGAAGGGACGGAAATCGTGCGCTGCCGCGCCGTGCCGCAGGAACTGACGCGCAGGTTCGGATTCGGCAGCCTGGGTATCCGGGCAGGTGCATCGCTGCGAAAAAACGGAGACGCGCTTATCGAGGCCTCCCATTTCGATCTGGTCTTCTTTTCCACGACTGAATTCGGCGTCATTCCGCTCGGCTCCAGATGGAAGCGCCGCTACGGCGTACCGTTCGTGGTAGACCTGCAGGACCCGTGGGTGAACAATCACTATCGGATTACCGGGACCCCGCCGCCCGGAGGGATGGTCAAGCATCGCGCCACTCAAATGATCGCCGCTGCGGCCGAGGGTCGCACGTTGAGGGCGGCAGCACATGTCATCTCAGTCTCTCCGAAATACAGAGACGATCTCTGTGAACGATATCCTTTCCTCTCACCTGCCGGATTTTCAATTATTCCCTTTGGCGGGTCGCTCCGTGATTTCGACCTGATGCAGCGCATCACCCGCTCGCAGCGCATTTTTGACCCTTCCGATGGCCGGCGACATTGGCTGTACGCGGGGACAGCGCCTCCGGGAATACGCTCCACGATCATTCCCTTCTTCCTCGCGCTAAAGCGTGCACTGGACGCAGGGATAATCGAGGAGGACTCTCTCAGAATTCATTTCGTGGGGACGGACTACGCACCGGCGGGAGCGGCAGTTCGACGGATCATTCCCACTGCTCAAGAGTTCGGCTTCGGTGACATCGTTTCCGAGCACCCGCAACGCATTCCGTATCTAGAGACTTTGAAATGTCTGACGGAGGCGCACGCATTGCTTCTTTTCGGCTGGGACGATCCGGGATATACCGCGTCGAAGCTCTACCCCTACATACTGGCGAAGAAGCCGCTCCTGACTGTGCTCCACGCGGAGAGCTCCGGCAACGAGGTGATGCACGCGGCGAAAGCCGGAGTCTCAGTCTGCTTTGACGTTGCGTCCCATGCAGCGGAGACCGCCGACGGCATTTTTGAGTTGTGGTTTCGGGATCGCGCATTCGACGCACTTCCCAGTACGGACTGGGCTGGATTCGCGCCATACACTGCGGAGGCGATGAGCCGGAAAGTGGCGAGAGTCTTCGACAGCGTCTGCCCGTAA
- a CDS encoding glycosyltransferase family 4 protein, with translation MVRLAILSTHPIQYNAPAFAGLAGHPDLEVKVFYEWEGTSIKPDREFGRTVAWDVPLLDGYDSSFLPNRAKDPGTHHFRGIDNPGVVDAISAWRPDVLLVYGWAHASHLRALRYFHGRVPILFRGDSTLLDERPAWRRAARRAALRMVYRNVDAALYPGEASRRYFLAHGLEPQQLHWAPHAVDNDRFSSDAARKEMLARQWRTRLGISPDAVVFLFSGKLVRWKDPELLLEAFIGISRSAVPPVPHLVFAGDGDLLQSLRSRCDSREDVHFTGFQNQSVMPIVYRLGDVTMLPSARDTWGLAVNESMAAQRAAIVSDRVGCALDLIKPLKTGIVFEAGNKASLEEAMAYCVANTKDLRSMGQEAGQLIDGWSIGEFVSATAAAVNKLHSQVSRGGRR, from the coding sequence ATGGTGCGGCTCGCGATTCTGTCGACACACCCGATTCAATACAACGCCCCGGCGTTCGCGGGTCTTGCCGGCCACCCCGATCTCGAGGTGAAGGTTTTTTACGAGTGGGAGGGCACCTCGATAAAACCGGATCGGGAGTTCGGCCGAACGGTCGCCTGGGACGTTCCATTGCTGGACGGGTACGACTCGTCTTTCCTGCCCAACAGGGCGAAAGACCCTGGGACGCATCATTTCCGGGGAATCGACAATCCAGGTGTCGTCGACGCGATTTCTGCGTGGCGACCGGACGTGCTCCTTGTGTACGGGTGGGCACATGCGTCGCACCTTCGGGCGCTCCGGTATTTTCATGGTCGAGTTCCGATCCTGTTTCGCGGGGACTCGACTCTCCTCGACGAACGACCAGCGTGGCGTCGCGCTGCACGTCGCGCCGCGCTTCGAATGGTCTATCGCAATGTCGATGCGGCTCTGTATCCGGGCGAGGCAAGCCGCAGGTACTTTCTGGCGCACGGGCTTGAACCGCAGCAGCTTCACTGGGCACCACACGCCGTGGACAACGATCGTTTCTCGAGTGATGCCGCGCGGAAGGAGATGTTGGCGCGCCAGTGGCGAACCCGATTAGGGATCTCGCCGGACGCCGTCGTATTCTTGTTTTCGGGGAAACTTGTCAGATGGAAAGACCCCGAGCTGCTGCTGGAGGCGTTCATTGGGATCAGTCGGTCCGCTGTCCCCCCTGTTCCGCATCTCGTCTTTGCGGGTGACGGAGATTTGTTGCAGTCGCTCCGTTCGCGATGCGACTCGCGGGAGGACGTCCACTTCACCGGTTTTCAGAACCAGAGCGTGATGCCGATCGTCTACCGTCTTGGCGATGTGACAATGTTACCATCGGCGCGGGATACCTGGGGACTTGCGGTGAACGAGTCGATGGCGGCCCAGAGAGCTGCCATCGTGAGCGATCGCGTCGGGTGCGCACTCGATCTGATCAAGCCGCTCAAGACGGGAATTGTCTTCGAAGCCGGCAACAAGGCAAGCCTGGAAGAAGCGATGGCCTACTGTGTGGCGAACACGAAAGATTTGAGATCGATGGGACAAGAGGCCGGCCAGCTGATCGATGGCTGGTCGATTGGCGAGTTCGTGAGCGCGACCGCGGCCGCCGTTAATAAGCTTCACTCGCAGGTGTCGCGCGGCGGCCGCCGATGA
- a CDS encoding methyltransferase domain-containing protein, translated as MKQKIGKFVFRSVPVSRHVFDHFRLELNAMWVRIAHLVHPGYVARVRRLKAKKSLLVNVGCGPYGKPDGWINLDLHQLQNVYVRADCRRRLPLADASCRGIHVEMFLEHLDPFDELNSFLSDCYRALEPGGILRVIVPDAELFVRAYLSPGWEALNEISYGGENWAEVYPGKMEALNHVFQQGYEHYGGWDYERLERLLKNAGFGRCQRVQYAKGEFPGGPIDREYHRQNGIYAEATK; from the coding sequence TTGAAACAGAAAATCGGGAAATTTGTTTTCCGCTCCGTCCCGGTTTCCCGACACGTTTTCGATCATTTTCGCCTGGAGCTCAATGCGATGTGGGTTCGCATCGCTCACCTGGTTCATCCCGGCTATGTAGCCCGGGTGCGGCGTCTCAAGGCGAAGAAGTCTCTTCTGGTCAACGTCGGATGTGGACCTTATGGAAAGCCCGACGGTTGGATCAACCTGGATCTTCACCAACTGCAAAACGTGTACGTTCGCGCGGACTGTCGGCGGCGCCTACCTCTCGCGGACGCGTCATGTCGCGGAATTCACGTTGAAATGTTCCTCGAGCATCTCGATCCGTTCGATGAGCTGAATTCCTTTCTTTCCGACTGCTACAGAGCGCTCGAGCCAGGCGGGATACTTCGTGTCATCGTGCCCGACGCCGAGCTCTTCGTCAGAGCGTACTTATCCCCCGGGTGGGAAGCGTTGAACGAAATCAGTTACGGTGGCGAAAACTGGGCAGAGGTGTACCCTGGAAAAATGGAAGCTCTCAACCACGTCTTTCAGCAGGGATACGAGCATTACGGTGGCTGGGACTATGAGCGTCTCGAAAGGCTTCTTAAGAACGCGGGGTTTGGTCGATGCCAGCGAGTGCAGTACGCCAAAGGTGAATTTCCCGGCGGGCCGATCGACAGAGAGTACCACCGACAAAATGGCATCTATGCGGAAGCCACGAAATAA
- a CDS encoding glycosyltransferase: MDPFLPVPPVHYGGIERVIYDIACRYSSMGHRVTLVAGPNSKSPDRLVTFGKNGNGSARLDYSLIEEVNAVLRQEIGGHDVLHNFGRLAFLLPVAWNRIRKIQTYMRRVRSRNVQLLNSIGVRNLTYTAVSNAIAKTGARGGGDWRTVYNCAPVERFTFASIVDASAPLVFLGRLERCKGAHNAIRAAKLSGRNLVIAGNVSSLPEEREYFHSELEPEFDAGQIRYIGEVDDTQKNALLGQAAALLLPVQWEEPFPVVLPEAFACGTPVLAFPGGGIPEGIIQGKTGFISTSPEEMARDVARLGELSRAECRAAAVREFSDHVIASRYLAIYSETH, from the coding sequence ATGGACCCGTTTCTTCCCGTTCCGCCGGTACACTACGGCGGAATTGAGAGAGTGATCTATGACATCGCCTGCCGATACAGCTCGATGGGACACAGAGTGACTCTTGTCGCGGGACCGAATTCCAAATCCCCTGACAGGCTGGTGACCTTCGGAAAAAACGGCAACGGATCGGCGAGACTTGACTATTCGCTGATTGAAGAGGTGAATGCCGTGCTGCGGCAGGAGATCGGCGGGCACGATGTGCTGCACAACTTCGGTCGCCTCGCATTTCTATTGCCGGTGGCCTGGAACAGGATTCGAAAGATTCAGACGTACATGCGTCGGGTAAGATCTCGAAACGTTCAGCTGCTGAACAGCATCGGGGTTCGAAACCTCACCTATACCGCCGTATCGAATGCGATAGCGAAGACGGGAGCGCGAGGCGGAGGTGATTGGCGGACCGTATACAACTGCGCCCCAGTGGAACGATTCACGTTCGCGTCAATAGTGGACGCATCTGCTCCTCTGGTTTTTCTCGGGCGTCTGGAACGCTGCAAGGGGGCGCACAATGCAATTCGGGCAGCGAAGCTCTCGGGCCGGAATCTCGTAATCGCTGGTAACGTTTCCTCGCTCCCTGAGGAGCGGGAATATTTCCATTCAGAGCTCGAGCCGGAGTTTGACGCCGGACAGATTCGTTATATAGGAGAAGTGGACGACACACAGAAAAATGCTTTGCTGGGACAGGCAGCGGCCCTGCTTCTTCCGGTTCAATGGGAAGAGCCGTTCCCGGTCGTGCTGCCCGAGGCGTTCGCATGCGGCACTCCCGTGCTCGCGTTTCCCGGAGGCGGAATTCCGGAAGGAATCATCCAGGGAAAAACAGGCTTCATCAGTACGTCACCCGAAGAGATGGCTCGCGACGTTGCCCGGCTCGGCGAGCTCTCACGAGCAGAATGTCGCGCTGCCGCGGTCCGGGAATTCAGCGATCACGTAATTGCATCGCGGTACCTGGCGATCTATTCCGAGACTCACTAG
- a CDS encoding FkbM family methyltransferase, whose translation MDWIWNMARGPYQAFLGLGNDGVPVTVNNLITVEIPAEATSWLPWENYEAEAVTLFVQWIRNNPEALVVDIGCSTGIYSLLTLSASPDSSVIAIDSDVPSLYLTQQLVKHTANRNLHLVHCFVGARSSVTETLEVAEARARKAVEAIQPNTPARYRCLTDGEDGIPVSSLDNLLKDTASETPVLIKCDVEGAEKLVLDGAGETLKGRRPTLLLSVHPPALPDYKTSPKEISDLLASAGYRFRLISEDHEEHWWCEPVTVAPV comes from the coding sequence ATGGACTGGATTTGGAACATGGCAAGAGGCCCCTACCAGGCATTTCTGGGGCTCGGAAACGACGGGGTGCCCGTAACCGTCAACAACCTCATAACGGTCGAGATCCCCGCAGAAGCCACGAGCTGGCTCCCGTGGGAGAACTATGAAGCTGAAGCTGTTACGCTCTTCGTTCAATGGATCCGCAACAACCCGGAGGCACTGGTCGTTGACATCGGATGCTCGACCGGCATTTACAGCCTCTTGACTCTGTCCGCTTCGCCTGACTCATCCGTGATTGCGATAGACTCGGACGTCCCGAGCCTCTACCTGACCCAACAACTTGTAAAACACACGGCGAACCGAAACCTTCACTTGGTCCATTGTTTCGTCGGCGCGCGCTCGAGCGTGACCGAAACATTGGAAGTGGCAGAGGCACGCGCGAGAAAAGCTGTTGAAGCGATCCAGCCGAACACGCCGGCACGGTACCGTTGTCTAACCGATGGAGAGGACGGAATACCGGTGTCGAGTCTCGATAATCTCCTGAAGGATACCGCGAGCGAAACTCCGGTCCTCATTAAGTGCGATGTCGAGGGGGCTGAGAAGCTGGTACTCGATGGTGCGGGTGAGACGCTGAAGGGGAGAAGGCCGACACTACTGTTGAGTGTCCATCCTCCAGCGCTCCCAGACTACAAAACCTCACCGAAAGAGATTTCAGACCTCCTCGCATCTGCTGGCTACCGCTTCCGTCTCATCTCGGAAGACCACGAAGAGCACTGGTGGTGTGAACCAGTTACTGTTGCGCCGGTATAG
- a CDS encoding glycosyltransferase — protein sequence MARILILIGGPLWTNPRTQKEADVLADIGHEVSVGGVWFDSLSESRDRAIYAGKPWTFRPILDFRPRTLRGRIKNIQVRARTRAARELFKRLGLVLPAIHGYGHSEMLATALKLEAELTIVHSEAGLWVGDRLLDRNMNVGADFEDWFSEDLAGHDRALKPITRIKELERRHVRECAYLVTTSNALAKALAAEYESRTPATVYNVFPPDSTRGATKPGRDRVSSEQVSLHWFSQTIGPGRGLELLFESLRRVEVPCEIHLRGAVTAQVKAALQSQIPPGWRDRIYFHGTVSNEELPRRIAEHDVGLALESSTTRSRDLTITNKLFQYMQGGLAVIATATAGQREVFSAAPGIGMLVHEGNASELAGAITALVSDRTLLMKIRETAREHFNHRFSWAEQRAAIVGEVSRALA from the coding sequence TTGGCAAGAATACTGATCCTCATTGGTGGGCCATTATGGACGAACCCGAGAACGCAGAAGGAAGCGGACGTTCTCGCCGATATTGGCCATGAGGTCAGCGTCGGCGGTGTATGGTTTGACTCGCTGTCGGAATCCAGAGATCGGGCCATCTATGCAGGCAAGCCCTGGACTTTCCGGCCGATTCTCGATTTCAGGCCCCGCACCCTGCGGGGACGTATCAAGAACATTCAGGTCCGCGCTCGAACGCGCGCCGCCCGTGAGCTTTTCAAACGGCTGGGATTGGTTCTGCCGGCAATCCACGGCTACGGCCACTCGGAGATGCTGGCGACAGCGTTGAAACTCGAGGCAGAGCTGACGATCGTGCATTCCGAAGCGGGCCTATGGGTCGGAGACAGGCTCCTCGACCGGAACATGAACGTGGGTGCTGATTTCGAGGATTGGTTCTCCGAAGATCTCGCAGGTCACGACCGGGCGCTCAAGCCGATAACGCGAATCAAGGAGCTCGAGCGGCGACACGTACGCGAGTGTGCCTACCTGGTGACAACCTCAAACGCTCTGGCGAAGGCACTCGCAGCCGAATACGAATCCCGAACCCCGGCGACGGTATACAATGTTTTTCCGCCAGACAGTACACGCGGCGCCACGAAACCGGGGCGCGATCGCGTTTCGAGTGAGCAGGTGTCACTCCATTGGTTCTCCCAGACCATTGGCCCCGGCCGGGGGCTGGAGCTTCTGTTCGAGTCGCTGCGACGGGTCGAGGTCCCGTGTGAAATCCATCTAAGAGGAGCTGTCACAGCGCAAGTGAAAGCAGCGCTTCAGTCCCAGATTCCCCCGGGATGGCGCGATCGGATCTATTTTCACGGTACAGTGAGCAACGAGGAGCTGCCCCGGCGGATCGCAGAGCACGATGTGGGGCTCGCCTTGGAGTCTTCGACGACCCGAAGCAGGGACCTCACCATCACGAACAAGCTTTTTCAGTACATGCAGGGTGGCCTGGCTGTAATTGCAACAGCCACTGCCGGTCAGCGTGAGGTCTTCTCGGCAGCACCGGGAATTGGAATGCTGGTTCACGAGGGCAACGCATCCGAGCTGGCCGGCGCGATTACCGCGTTGGTGTCGGACAGGACTCTCCTGATGAAGATCAGGGAAACAGCGCGAGAACATTTCAATCATCGGTTTTCCTGGGCGGAGCAGCGGGCCGCGATCGTGGGCGAAGTATCCCGGGCCCTCGCCTGA
- a CDS encoding glycosyltransferase family 4 protein translates to MRVLVLVTDAYGGTGGIAQYNRDLIAALARYPDTEKVTVIPRVIAREPEPLPARTTHLHGASRGKLQFTSTVLGTAARGNVDWIVCAHINLLPAAVAAAALSGARIILVTYGIEVWYHRGWITRLMLAFVFGFVSISEITFAKMRAWTKVPENRSFLIPNAIDLATYAPGTKNESLIARLGLQGRRTLLTVGRMDAAEQAKGFDEILEVLPAVREEMPDVAYIAVGDGSDRARLEAKARGLGLEDHVRFAGYVDEAEKRDYYRLANVFVMPSRLEGFGYVFLEALAVGVPVIASKIDGSREALRNGTWGLLVDPARPDELVAAIRSALLDPVVPPRSELEYFSTASFEKRCHEALAAYEAFDK, encoded by the coding sequence TTGAGAGTACTCGTCCTCGTCACGGACGCTTACGGTGGAACGGGCGGAATTGCGCAATACAACCGTGACCTGATCGCGGCGCTGGCTCGCTACCCGGACACGGAAAAGGTCACGGTGATCCCTCGGGTGATCGCCCGCGAGCCGGAGCCACTGCCGGCACGAACGACCCACCTTCACGGCGCCTCTCGGGGGAAATTGCAGTTCACGTCGACAGTTCTCGGCACAGCGGCCCGCGGAAACGTCGACTGGATTGTCTGTGCGCACATCAATCTCCTTCCAGCCGCAGTCGCAGCAGCAGCGCTATCCGGTGCCCGGATTATTCTTGTGACGTACGGCATCGAGGTGTGGTATCACCGCGGATGGATTACGCGACTGATGCTCGCCTTCGTGTTCGGGTTCGTATCCATCAGTGAGATCACTTTCGCGAAAATGCGCGCGTGGACGAAGGTTCCCGAGAACCGATCATTTCTCATCCCTAACGCGATAGACCTCGCGACGTATGCTCCCGGCACGAAAAACGAGTCGCTGATTGCGCGCCTCGGTCTCCAGGGCCGCCGGACATTACTGACCGTGGGGAGGATGGATGCGGCCGAGCAGGCAAAGGGATTCGACGAGATCCTCGAAGTGCTGCCTGCAGTTCGTGAAGAGATGCCCGACGTTGCATATATCGCGGTAGGCGACGGATCGGACCGTGCTCGACTGGAGGCGAAAGCTCGCGGACTCGGTTTGGAGGATCACGTACGTTTCGCAGGCTACGTAGACGAAGCGGAAAAACGCGATTACTACCGGCTGGCGAACGTGTTCGTGATGCCGAGCCGGCTCGAGGGGTTCGGTTACGTTTTTTTGGAAGCGCTCGCTGTCGGAGTCCCCGTCATCGCGAGCAAGATCGACGGCAGCCGTGAGGCGCTGAGGAACGGCACCTGGGGTTTGCTGGTAGATCCTGCGCGCCCCGATGAGCTCGTAGCCGCGATTCGCTCGGCGTTGCTCGATCCCGTCGTGCCTCCGCGCAGTGAATTGGAATACTTCTCGACCGCCAGTTTTGAGAAGCGCTGCCACGAGGCGCTAGCTGCCTACGAGGCTTTCGACAAATAG
- a CDS encoding class I SAM-dependent methyltransferase has protein sequence MASGRSRPFYERTLPYRAMRFLFSPSWKRFRDFVLQRRYRRNAFDKTLDWGWGETHFNRIALVNLLVSRKQHCSYLEIGCATNDLFNSVATPDKTGVDPERGGTIRKTSDDFFLSNDLSFDVIFIDGLHTYEQVHKDVVNSMMILKPGGWIAIHDLLPSAWIEHHRPLLTRGAWTGDVWKVAFELARTEGIDFKILKIDFGVGVLRLTRENPELVDMAKELRDKEFAYFYENVSKLPVVEWDDAQEWLRS, from the coding sequence ATGGCTAGCGGCAGGTCCCGGCCCTTCTACGAAAGAACGTTGCCGTACAGGGCAATGCGCTTCCTCTTTAGCCCGAGCTGGAAGCGGTTCAGGGACTTCGTGCTTCAACGAAGATACCGCCGAAACGCGTTCGACAAAACACTGGACTGGGGCTGGGGCGAGACACACTTCAATCGCATAGCACTGGTGAATCTTCTGGTCTCCAGAAAACAACATTGCTCTTATCTGGAAATCGGTTGTGCGACGAACGACTTGTTCAATTCTGTCGCGACCCCCGACAAGACCGGCGTTGATCCGGAACGCGGAGGGACCATCAGGAAAACGTCAGATGACTTTTTTCTGTCGAACGACTTGTCGTTCGACGTGATTTTCATCGACGGGCTGCACACCTACGAACAGGTTCACAAGGATGTCGTAAACTCGATGATGATTCTGAAGCCTGGCGGCTGGATAGCTATTCACGATTTGCTGCCCAGCGCGTGGATCGAGCATCATCGTCCCCTGCTGACCCGTGGAGCATGGACGGGGGACGTATGGAAGGTCGCTTTCGAGCTGGCACGCACGGAAGGAATCGATTTCAAGATCCTGAAGATCGACTTCGGCGTAGGCGTTCTCAGGCTGACGAGAGAGAATCCGGAGCTGGTCGATATGGCGAAGGAACTGAGAGACAAGGAGTTCGCCTACTTCTACGAAAACGTTTCCAAGCTTCCAGTCGTCGAATGGGACGACGCCCAGGAATGGCTTCGCAGCTGA
- a CDS encoding methyltransferase domain-containing protein gives MPDEYTTLLENNRVVQFVSRKFQVEDSAERLRLSDPYYRFCRIIELLKTAGVAPAESDTWLDLGCHHGQFLAVISRVHDGTWIGMDDWDLKAAMPFTSFRYYQTDLAGDEWPSYLRRESVRFVSALEVIEHMTDTDRFLRAVKCVSMPGAYLVLSTPNINSLRNRVLVPFGVYPASLEYRNVIHHVRLFNLAKLKALLSEHGFVVRSCIGVSFLPERLLRFPVLRHVSEKLADAFPQLCGNIIVIAQRNDGEIPSR, from the coding sequence ATGCCTGACGAATACACTACGCTGCTGGAAAACAACCGCGTGGTTCAATTCGTGAGTCGGAAGTTCCAGGTAGAGGATTCTGCGGAGAGGCTTCGACTATCGGATCCCTATTACCGGTTCTGCCGAATCATCGAGCTCCTGAAAACAGCCGGCGTCGCTCCAGCTGAGAGCGACACGTGGTTGGATCTGGGTTGTCATCATGGGCAGTTTCTCGCGGTGATATCCCGCGTGCACGACGGTACATGGATCGGCATGGATGACTGGGACCTGAAAGCGGCGATGCCGTTCACGTCCTTTCGTTATTATCAGACCGACCTGGCGGGTGACGAGTGGCCGTCATATTTGCGCCGCGAAAGTGTTCGATTCGTGTCGGCCCTCGAAGTCATCGAGCACATGACGGACACAGACAGGTTTCTCCGGGCGGTAAAATGCGTTTCAATGCCCGGCGCGTATCTTGTGCTCAGCACACCCAACATAAATTCTCTCCGGAACAGGGTACTGGTGCCGTTTGGTGTTTACCCTGCCTCGCTGGAGTATCGCAACGTGATTCACCATGTGCGGCTGTTCAACCTCGCGAAGTTGAAAGCACTCCTGTCGGAGCACGGGTTTGTCGTGCGTAGCTGCATCGGTGTCAGCTTCCTGCCCGAGAGATTGCTGCGTTTTCCCGTTCTCAGACATGTTTCGGAAAAGCTGGCGGACGCGTTTCCTCAGCTCTGCGGCAACATAATTGTGATTGCCCAGCGCAATGATGGCGAGATTCCCTCGAGATGA